Proteins encoded by one window of Ignavibacteriota bacterium:
- a CDS encoding aryl-sulfate sulfotransferase, translating into MSELYSQPEYQFTVEKLDKPYPGYIRFDWVLNPNFAVVDNYGYYQGYKQTREGGPYFFELRNGNFAQLSNDVYYIYDKNMNRIDSIPNKTGFATDFHDFISLSNGRYLMLVNELHQIDMSQIVEGGREDAYVIDNILIETDRTGTVYWEWHALDHMEITDATPDIDLTMVGIDFAHINSMFEDANGNILISIRHFDEIALINKSTGEFAWRIGGSYSKNNQYSFTNDFNADFKGFSHQHTAQILPNGNILMFDNGNMRENPFSRAVEYSVNHSSKTITKVWEFINNPPTYNASMGSVQRLPNGNTLIAWSRGTINEVRPDGSVAFELNLAYNFPFYRAQKVSYSSVYDEKQISGAGNYNFTGANGNTGVSISVANIGQMTRTYLQKHDYAPPYFEPSNQNLISTLPLRWVLSTDKNEPNLNGTFKVRLADLNYNDSPSKLVIYKRSKEGYGVFEMLQTYYSQATGELYADFSGWGEFVIDVIDLDKPILLSPSYNSFISNEGNLVWSSVTGAEYYQVQLSKTQNFSNTLFSQIVNNDTKYNFSNLSFNDKYFWRVRAIATKDTSEWSDVFTFNTNVAAPELTFPDDFSFGFSPKDTIKWSKVDGADSYQIQINYYENFTNPIINAKNINNNYFTFLGFTHNIKYYWRVRAFKGSDSSSWSDVREFTTVIATPILSSPADSVINVPNKFNFSWSYVQGTDFYEFQLADNVEFDNLIMSADKLKNESIEISELQYDKSYFWRVKASRSTDESDWSDTRMFTTMLSPVQLKYPDNNANNTNVDIRLSWDKKAAGIKFKLQISNDYNFENIFIELDNLEYNYYQIEELAPNKTYVWRVMAYRDELISPWSNSFSFKTGKGLELMPPSLILPHDGAEAFSEVSLHWNQRIKAINYTLQVSTNNLFANNVIEHKNIKETHLILEDLKINDTYYWRVKAYSKYDSSGWSQVRSFNIIEPGRIVELVKPGNDALQVPLAGKLEWNEIADIDYYTLQVSKNSNFDENIIFEDVYKNSFFNYINFDYHTTYFWRVRYSRDGELSEWSATWPFTTASKTSLSIPVITNLKDGVTTVPVAGKISWNPVSYASDYQVSISNHESFRTIMYKQSGIIGNELNYSNLEYGTLYYVRIAASNDSSKSLWSKPLKFTTELESPLITFPAKGSINVPKDGTITWVLQNNIHRYHLQIATDENFEGVISELSNFDYEFYNYSLENNTKYFVRVKSFNDTNSSRWSDIVEFTTQNPSSVEESNDLFVNIFPNPSSDFITIRLSDIGLQPFARAEKVQLFDMLGLEVMSVWIGLDLSTQRIDVSHLPAGVYFIRIGNKVEKFVKM; encoded by the coding sequence ATGAGCGAGCTATATAGTCAACCTGAATATCAGTTTACAGTTGAAAAACTTGATAAACCCTATCCGGGATATATCAGATTTGATTGGGTATTAAATCCTAATTTTGCTGTAGTGGATAATTACGGCTATTATCAAGGTTACAAACAAACCCGTGAAGGTGGACCCTATTTCTTTGAATTGAGGAATGGCAATTTTGCTCAATTATCAAATGACGTATATTATATTTATGATAAAAATATGAATCGAATAGACAGCATTCCAAATAAAACCGGATTTGCTACAGATTTCCATGATTTTATTTCTCTTAGTAACGGACGTTATCTGATGCTTGTTAATGAATTGCATCAAATTGATATGAGTCAAATTGTTGAAGGTGGAAGAGAAGATGCTTATGTTATAGATAATATTTTAATTGAAACCGACAGGACCGGTACTGTTTACTGGGAGTGGCATGCTTTAGATCACATGGAAATAACAGATGCTACACCGGATATTGATTTGACTATGGTCGGCATTGACTTTGCCCATATTAATTCAATGTTTGAAGATGCTAATGGTAATATACTAATATCTATAAGACATTTTGATGAAATTGCTCTTATCAACAAGTCAACCGGTGAGTTTGCCTGGCGAATTGGCGGATCATATTCAAAGAATAATCAATATTCATTCACAAATGATTTTAATGCAGATTTCAAAGGGTTTTCTCATCAGCATACTGCTCAAATTTTACCAAATGGCAACATACTAATGTTTGATAATGGTAATATGCGCGAAAATCCATTTTCGCGTGCAGTCGAATACAGTGTCAATCATTCTTCAAAAACAATTACAAAAGTATGGGAATTTATAAATAATCCTCCAACATACAATGCATCAATGGGAAGCGTTCAGAGATTGCCAAATGGTAATACTTTAATTGCATGGTCACGCGGAACAATCAATGAAGTAAGACCCGATGGTTCTGTTGCTTTTGAACTTAATTTAGCATATAATTTCCCTTTCTATAGAGCACAAAAAGTAAGTTATTCTTCTGTTTACGATGAAAAGCAAATATCAGGAGCAGGAAATTATAATTTTACAGGTGCAAATGGTAATACAGGTGTATCAATTTCTGTTGCAAATATTGGTCAAATGACAAGAACCTATTTGCAAAAACATGACTATGCTCCTCCATATTTTGAACCGAGTAATCAGAATCTGATTAGTACATTGCCTTTACGATGGGTACTTTCAACTGACAAGAATGAGCCGAATTTAAACGGTACTTTTAAAGTTAGATTGGCTGACTTAAATTATAATGATTCTCCTTCTAAACTCGTTATTTATAAGAGAAGCAAGGAAGGTTATGGAGTTTTTGAAATGCTTCAAACCTATTATAGTCAAGCAACGGGTGAGCTTTATGCTGATTTTTCCGGGTGGGGTGAATTTGTAATTGATGTTATTGATTTGGACAAACCAATTTTACTTTCTCCATCATACAATTCCTTTATTTCAAATGAAGGTAATCTTGTGTGGAGCTCGGTTACAGGTGCAGAATATTATCAGGTTCAGTTATCCAAAACTCAGAACTTTTCAAATACCTTATTTTCACAAATCGTAAATAATGATACAAAATATAACTTTTCAAATTTAAGCTTCAATGATAAATATTTCTGGAGAGTGAGAGCGATAGCAACAAAAGATACATCTGAATGGTCGGATGTATTTACATTTAACACAAATGTAGCTGCTCCGGAGCTTACTTTCCCCGATGATTTTTCCTTTGGTTTTTCACCTAAAGACACAATTAAATGGTCAAAAGTTGATGGAGCTGACAGTTATCAAATTCAAATTAATTACTATGAAAATTTTACAAACCCAATCATAAATGCAAAAAACATAAATAATAATTATTTCACTTTTCTTGGTTTTACACATAATATCAAATATTACTGGAGAGTCAGAGCTTTCAAAGGTTCAGACTCAAGCAGCTGGTCGGATGTACGGGAATTTACCACTGTAATTGCCACACCTATTTTATCGTCTCCTGCCGATAGTGTAATCAATGTTCCCAATAAATTTAATTTTTCGTGGAGTTACGTTCAGGGTACAGACTTTTATGAATTTCAGTTAGCTGATAATGTAGAGTTCGATAATTTAATAATGAGTGCCGACAAACTTAAAAACGAAAGTATAGAAATAAGTGAGCTCCAATATGATAAAAGCTATTTCTGGAGAGTAAAGGCATCAAGGTCAACTGATGAAAGCGACTGGAGTGATACCAGAATGTTTACAACAATGCTTTCGCCTGTCCAACTGAAATATCCGGACAATAATGCTAATAATACCAATGTAGATATCAGACTTTCTTGGGATAAGAAAGCGGCAGGTATAAAATTCAAACTGCAAATATCCAATGATTATAATTTTGAAAACATTTTTATTGAGTTGGATAATTTAGAGTATAATTATTATCAAATCGAAGAGCTTGCTCCAAATAAGACTTATGTTTGGCGTGTAATGGCATACCGTGATGAATTAATAAGCCCTTGGTCGAATTCCTTTAGCTTCAAAACAGGGAAAGGACTTGAGTTAATGCCTCCGAGTTTGATTCTTCCTCATGATGGAGCTGAAGCATTTTCTGAAGTGAGTTTGCATTGGAACCAAAGAATAAAAGCTATTAACTATACACTTCAAGTTTCAACGAATAATTTGTTTGCTAATAATGTTATTGAACATAAAAATATTAAAGAAACGCACCTTATACTTGAAGATTTGAAAATTAATGATACATATTATTGGCGTGTTAAGGCTTATAGTAAGTATGACAGTAGTGGCTGGTCTCAGGTTAGATCGTTTAATATAATAGAGCCGGGCAGGATTGTTGAACTTGTAAAACCCGGAAATGATGCTTTACAGGTTCCACTTGCAGGAAAACTGGAATGGAATGAAATTGCAGATATTGATTATTATACATTACAAGTTTCAAAGAATTCCAATTTTGATGAAAATATAATATTTGAAGATGTTTATAAAAATAGCTTTTTTAATTATATCAATTTTGATTATCACACTACATACTTCTGGCGTGTAAGATATTCAAGAGATGGAGAATTGAGCGAGTGGTCAGCCACCTGGCCCTTCACGACTGCTTCCAAAACATCTCTTAGTATTCCGGTGATAACAAATCTTAAAGACGGAGTTACAACAGTTCCTGTTGCAGGAAAAATATCATGGAATCCTGTTTCTTACGCTTCTGATTATCAAGTTTCAATCTCTAATCACGAAAGTTTCAGAACAATAATGTATAAACAGTCCGGTATAATTGGAAACGAACTGAATTATAGCAACCTCGAATATGGAACATTATATTACGTCAGAATTGCTGCTTCTAATGATTCATCAAAAAGTCTTTGGTCAAAACCTCTGAAATTTACTACTGAGCTTGAATCGCCGCTGATTACATTCCCTGCAAAAGGTAGCATTAACGTACCAAAAGATGGAACAATCACATGGGTACTTCAAAATAATATTCACAGATATCATCTGCAAATTGCGACTGATGAAAATTTTGAAGGTGTAATTAGTGAACTTTCCAATTTCGACTATGAATTCTATAATTATTCATTGGAGAATAATACCAAGTATTTCGTAAGAGTAAAATCTTTTAATGATACAAATTCGAGCAGGTGGAGTGATATTGTTGAATTTACTACTCAAAACCCTTCATCAGTTGAAGAAAGCAATGATTTATTTGTAAATATTTTTCCCAATCCCTCATCCGACTTCATCACAATCCGGCTAAGCGACATAGGGCTTCAGCCCTTTGCACGAGCAGAGAAAGTGCAGCTATTCGATATGCTCGGTTTAGAAGTTATGTCTGTATGGATAGGGCTTGACCTGTCCACACAAAG
- a CDS encoding aryl-sulfate sulfotransferase encodes MIDKLHKLTKFSALIIIIFYSMSLNINTKELPDNFPPFDILTLDKPAPGIMMFATRGAGYGSYILITDSAANVLNYRPVTSVTSNFSVQPNGLITFNSVQQGYFKAYSEARFYIADTSLTVIDSIVSGNGFIPAPHVSEILPNGHYVYSSFEAHHINMSKVVENGNPNAIVAGAILVEMDIDKNVVFQWRSWDFINIEDTYQPIDDFLNIITLYSNFNSVAIDSDGNYLICNRLLSEITKVNRTTGEIIWRLGGKHNEFTFINENENNAPIYFSMQHDIRILPNGNITLFDNGDQHDPPYSRAVEYEIDDVNKTATLVWEYVPDVRVFATANASTQRLPNGNTIIGWGNTTSNPEKLDITEVNKDSKVEFEMRLPKTINAFKALKFPYPIGKESNKVSRDELLPLNTYKFNNSFDTTGVTIVFQSFEGFMYNWIDVYKYEYAPLYPRFTGKVPNVAPYRYEVNAYSFNNYECEIRFNLDGMINIYNPEKYTIYYRDTNDKKTFIPLVTTYNPQTNELSAKTNVLGEFILAKDYPESKPNPPFLSTPENGKRLENGQVVNFAWSPNGFFRKSSLMVADNPDFENPVFQENELVETRINLNEFDADKTYYWKVKSYNDSFESDWSETFMFALEPGFIEISSPNGGEVWHKDGFRKFVNWDQNVVVPVRIELLLKDEVVIVLDSIESYTGAYAFEIPEHIEPDSNYRVRIVSLNDENLSGISQGYFTIKPDPSSVNEMYEDNSLKFVSIYPIPAQNEVNFEINSEVLENLTICVYDLRGNLVKNVVLNSDNINQNLLNLDCSDLQTGSYIYKLISGNSSKTGKLIIKR; translated from the coding sequence ATGATAGATAAATTACATAAATTGACTAAGTTTTCAGCTCTAATAATAATTATATTTTATTCAATGAGCTTAAATATAAATACGAAGGAATTACCTGATAATTTTCCTCCTTTTGATATTCTGACATTAGATAAACCTGCCCCCGGAATCATGATGTTTGCAACTCGTGGTGCAGGGTACGGCAGTTATATTTTGATAACTGACAGCGCTGCAAATGTACTGAATTACCGTCCTGTAACAAGTGTTACGAGCAATTTCAGCGTCCAGCCAAATGGTCTTATAACATTCAATTCTGTTCAGCAGGGATATTTCAAAGCGTATAGTGAAGCGAGATTTTACATCGCTGATACCTCACTTACAGTTATTGATTCGATAGTATCCGGCAATGGCTTTATTCCGGCACCCCACGTATCTGAAATTTTACCTAACGGGCATTATGTGTACAGTTCATTTGAGGCACATCACATTAATATGTCAAAAGTTGTGGAAAATGGCAATCCGAATGCAATCGTAGCAGGAGCAATATTGGTTGAGATGGACATTGATAAAAATGTAGTTTTTCAGTGGAGAAGCTGGGATTTTATTAATATTGAAGATACTTATCAGCCTATTGATGACTTTTTGAATATTATTACTCTGTACTCAAATTTTAATTCAGTGGCTATTGATTCCGATGGCAATTATTTGATTTGCAACAGATTGCTTTCAGAAATTACTAAAGTAAATCGCACAACCGGGGAAATAATCTGGCGACTTGGTGGCAAACATAATGAATTTACATTTATTAATGAAAACGAAAATAATGCTCCAATTTACTTCTCAATGCAGCACGATATAAGAATTCTTCCAAATGGAAATATTACTTTGTTTGATAATGGCGACCAGCATGACCCGCCTTATTCAAGAGCAGTTGAGTATGAAATTGACGACGTAAACAAAACTGCCACATTAGTCTGGGAGTATGTGCCTGATGTAAGGGTTTTTGCAACTGCAAATGCTTCAACTCAAAGACTTCCGAACGGGAATACTATTATTGGCTGGGGAAATACTACATCAAATCCCGAAAAACTTGATATTACAGAAGTTAATAAAGATAGTAAAGTCGAATTTGAAATGCGTCTTCCTAAGACTATCAATGCTTTCAAAGCACTGAAATTTCCTTATCCAATAGGAAAAGAAAGTAATAAAGTTTCGCGAGATGAACTTCTTCCATTAAACACTTACAAATTCAATAATTCATTTGATACTACAGGGGTTACAATTGTATTCCAGAGTTTTGAAGGATTTATGTACAATTGGATTGATGTTTATAAATATGAGTATGCCCCTTTATATCCGAGATTTACAGGCAAAGTTCCGAATGTTGCTCCATACAGATATGAAGTGAATGCTTACAGTTTTAATAATTACGAATGTGAAATAAGATTCAATTTAGATGGTATGATTAATATTTACAATCCCGAAAAATATACAATTTATTACAGAGATACAAACGATAAAAAAACCTTCATACCTTTAGTAACGACTTATAATCCCCAGACAAATGAACTTTCAGCAAAAACTAATGTACTTGGCGAGTTTATTCTTGCAAAAGATTATCCGGAATCAAAGCCAAATCCTCCATTTTTATCAACACCTGAAAATGGCAAAAGACTTGAAAATGGTCAAGTTGTAAATTTTGCTTGGAGTCCAAATGGTTTCTTCAGAAAATCATCGTTGATGGTAGCCGATAATCCTGATTTTGAAAATCCTGTTTTTCAGGAAAATGAGCTTGTTGAAACAAGAATTAATTTAAATGAATTTGATGCTGATAAAACATATTATTGGAAAGTTAAATCATATAACGACAGCTTTGAAAGTGATTGGTCGGAAACATTTATGTTTGCTTTAGAGCCGGGTTTTATTGAAATAAGTTCACCAAATGGCGGCGAAGTATGGCATAAAGACGGCTTCAGAAAATTTGTTAACTGGGACCAGAATGTTGTCGTACCAGTTAGGATAGAGCTTCTTCTGAAAGATGAAGTTGTAATTGTTCTTGATTCCATCGAAAGTTATACCGGTGCATATGCATTTGAAATTCCGGAACATATAGAGCCGGATTCTAATTACAGAGTTCGAATTGTTTCGCTTAATGACGAGAATTTATCCGGTATCAGTCAGGGTTATTTCACAATCAAACCTGATCCGTCAAGTGTAAATGAGATGTATGAAGATAATTCTTTGAAATTTGTTAGTATTTACCCAATTCCTGCTCAGAATGAAGTTAATTTTGAAATAAATTCAGAAGTATTGGAAAATTTAACAATCTGTGTTTATGATTTAAGGGGCAATTTAGTAAAAAATGTTGTCTTAAATTCTGATAATATTAATCAGAATCTTCTCAATTTAGATTGCAGTGATTTACAGACAGGTTCATACATATACAAACTTATATCAGGTAATAGCTCAAAAACAGGAAAACTAATTATTAAGCGATAG
- the pyrF gene encoding orotidine-5'-phosphate decarboxylase, translating into MNSFEKLNTIQENTNSLLCVGLDSDLNKIPVHLGKSIESILEFNKQIIDATIKYASSYKLNFAFYEVYGSEGFDILKKTIEYIGNERFVIADSKRGDIGNTSDAYAKSCFEYFKADAITVAPYMGRDSIEPFLKYEDKMTFVLALTSNPGSGDFQRLEFEGKPLYQHVIEKTCSWGRKENLGFVTGATHPDDIHNIRKIIPESYLLIPGVGTQGGNIAELMNANSGGPCIINVSRDIIYADNGADFLKAARNKAKFYRDAFIIDKIS; encoded by the coding sequence ATGAATTCGTTTGAAAAATTAAATACGATACAGGAAAATACAAATTCCTTATTATGCGTGGGATTGGATTCGGATTTGAATAAAATTCCCGTACATCTGGGAAAATCAATAGAATCAATTTTGGAGTTTAATAAGCAAATAATTGATGCAACTATAAAATACGCTTCATCTTACAAATTGAATTTCGCTTTTTATGAAGTTTATGGAAGTGAAGGATTCGATATCCTGAAAAAAACTATAGAATACATTGGAAATGAGCGTTTTGTAATAGCTGATTCAAAAAGAGGCGATATTGGAAATACTTCTGATGCCTATGCTAAGTCGTGTTTTGAATATTTTAAAGCAGATGCAATTACAGTCGCTCCATATATGGGACGCGATTCTATAGAACCCTTTCTAAAATATGAAGACAAAATGACTTTTGTCCTTGCACTTACATCTAACCCCGGTTCGGGAGATTTCCAGCGGCTGGAGTTTGAAGGTAAACCACTCTATCAGCATGTCATAGAAAAAACATGCTCCTGGGGAAGAAAAGAGAATTTAGGTTTTGTCACCGGTGCTACCCATCCTGATGATATTCACAATATCAGAAAGATTATACCTGAAAGTTATCTATTAATTCCGGGCGTCGGAACTCAAGGCGGAAATATCGCTGAACTAATGAATGCAAATTCAGGAGGACCTTGCATAATTAATGTTTCGCGGGATATAATTTATGCAGACAATGGAGCTGATTTTCTTAAAGCAGCCAGAAACAAAGCTAAGTTTTACAGAGATGCATTTATTATTGATAAAATATCTTAA
- a CDS encoding DUF4919 domain-containing protein, with the protein MIKQFYITIFFAIISTNLFSQNFESVDINKIKAEITDENSDYFYPKLFERYSENDTTLTLDEFRRLYYGHALQPYYNPNISRTDDSARTLKDLLRNRSNDFGRLNNLCKFVLRLDPFWIDALYILSISSEMLGDLETSEYAVYKHTMLLRTILQSGDGRSYQSAFTILSISDEYSLLNALGLKFKEQALMHNDGKPYDYLAVEPDDELEIEGLYFNIELFFGKGLSK; encoded by the coding sequence ATGATTAAGCAATTTTATATAACAATTTTTTTTGCAATTATAAGCACTAATCTGTTTAGCCAGAATTTTGAATCGGTTGATATTAACAAAATTAAAGCCGAAATTACTGACGAAAATAGTGATTATTTTTATCCCAAACTATTTGAAAGATATTCTGAAAACGATACAACTCTCACACTTGACGAGTTCAGACGACTTTATTACGGTCATGCTCTTCAACCTTATTATAATCCGAATATTTCACGAACAGATGACTCAGCAAGAACTTTGAAAGATTTGCTCAGAAATAGAAGTAATGATTTTGGAAGGCTGAATAATCTTTGTAAATTTGTTTTAAGGCTCGACCCATTTTGGATAGATGCATTGTATATTTTAAGTATATCTTCTGAAATGCTTGGCGATTTAGAAACTTCTGAATATGCTGTCTATAAACATACAATGCTTCTGAGAACCATCCTCCAGTCAGGTGATGGACGTTCCTATCAGTCTGCATTTACAATTCTTTCCATATCGGATGAATATTCTCTTCTGAATGCTCTGGGGCTTAAGTTCAAAGAGCAGGCATTGATGCACAATGATGGAAAACCTTATGATTACCTTGCTGTTGAACCTGATGATGAATTGGAAATAGAGGGTTTGTATTTTAATATTGAGCTTTTCTTTGGAAAGGGATTAAGCAAGTAA
- a CDS encoding SDR family oxidoreductase — protein MARVLITGGAGFLGSHLCDKFIDSGDEVICMDNYITGSPDNIAHLYGNKRFKFIEHDVTEYIYVEGNVDYILHFASPASPIDYLKLPIQTLKVGSLGTHKTLGLAKAKNARYLIASTSEVYGDPLIHPQNEEYWGNVNPVGYRGVYDEAKRFAEAMTMAYHRYHNVDTRIVRIFNTYGPRMRLHDGRAIPNFINQALHNQPVTVYGEGNQTRSVCYVDDLIEGIYKLLLSDEVNPVNIGNPDELTMLELAHEIIELTGSSSQIIHQELPSDDPKVRKPDTSKALDLLGWSAKVPRKQGLKKTIDDFKKRLLI, from the coding sequence ATGGCAAGAGTATTAATTACCGGCGGAGCCGGATTTTTAGGTTCGCATCTTTGTGATAAATTTATAGATTCAGGTGATGAAGTTATCTGTATGGATAATTACATAACAGGTTCACCTGATAATATTGCACATCTATATGGTAACAAACGTTTTAAATTCATCGAGCACGATGTTACTGAATATATTTATGTAGAGGGGAATGTAGATTATATTTTGCATTTTGCTTCACCTGCTTCACCGATTGACTATTTAAAACTGCCAATTCAAACTCTGAAAGTCGGCTCTTTGGGAACACACAAGACTTTAGGTCTTGCCAAAGCTAAGAATGCCCGCTATCTCATTGCTTCAACCAGCGAAGTATATGGCGACCCTCTGATTCATCCTCAAAATGAAGAATATTGGGGAAATGTCAATCCTGTGGGCTATCGCGGAGTTTATGACGAAGCCAAAAGATTCGCTGAAGCTATGACTATGGCATATCACAGATACCATAATGTTGATACTCGTATTGTCAGGATATTTAATACTTACGGTCCAAGGATGAGACTTCATGATGGCAGAGCGATTCCGAATTTTATCAATCAGGCACTTCACAATCAACCTGTTACAGTCTATGGCGAAGGTAATCAAACCCGTTCTGTCTGTTATGTTGATGATTTGATTGAGGGAATATATAAACTGCTGCTTAGTGATGAGGTAAATCCAGTAAATATTGGTAATCCTGACGAATTGACTATGCTCGAACTTGCTCACGAAATCATTGAGCTAACAGGTTCAAGCAGCCAAATTATTCATCAGGAACTTCCCAGCGATGACCCTAAAGTCAGAAAGCCCGATACATCCAAAGCTCTTGATTTACTGGGTTGGTCTGCGAAAGTACCAAGAAAGCAAGGGCTGAAAAAAACTATTGATGATTTTAAGAAAAGACTTCTTATATAA